Proteins encoded by one window of Haematobia irritans isolate KBUSLIRL chromosome 2, ASM5000362v1, whole genome shotgun sequence:
- the LOC142224959 gene encoding uncharacterized protein LOC142224959 produces MEGYFQHIALKYDKNTCTTMKEYCNEKKRLTQQQETLKFLLTCRSYGIIPNHTKFTTTKYGLIYNDHWFDNKTHIDIPDECKWLLSLGKKFALPVSHKNFSPLHTIADVEECIQRSEEEEKEICRAKLLKHNLKEVKIERNEIIISLDVISLFTNIPVHTAVQIIMKQWEKIKLKTKISRSTFLRILNFCLLENNYFMYDNKIYNQIFGMPMGNPLSPIIADIVLDNLLDNALADLQIKDINIKYITKYVDDILAIIHKDDAETILNTFNQYHPKIQFTIEKEKDNKIAYLDTKLHNIDGNIKFDWYAKEISTGRIMNYNATQPRSQILNTAKNLIYRILTLSDENYHNKNIGEIHKILTNNSFPRSIIEHLIKETKRKISKDTYDFTIKNNNDQNDNNERIFHGVKYIPGLIDNANLRETISTKNICFAFKPHNTLSAVFTKVKTPIQKEQQHDVVYEISCKGSDKEKCDRIYIGTTKRALETRIGEHKADIEKRKERTALSQHIKNTGHTADFENYRILDKEKREKKRMTIESLRIQQNIRRTMNLKEDTDNISAAYSVAILKPRL; encoded by the exons ATGGAAGGATATTTCCAACACATAGCACTGAAATATGACAAAAACACCTGTACGACGATGAAGGAATATTGCAACGAGAAAAAACGCCTgacacaacaacaagaaacacttAAGTTCTTGCTGACCTGTAGAAGCTACGGCATCATaccaaatcacacaaaattcaCAACAACAAAG TATGGACTTATCTATAATGACCATTGGTTCGATAATAAAACTCATATAGACATTCCAGATGAATGCAAATGGCTACTATCACTGGGAAAAAAGTTTGCTCTTCCAGTTAGCCATAAGAATTTTTCACCTTTGCACACGATAGCAGACGTTGAAGAATGTATACAACGAtctgaagaagaagaaaaagaaataTGCAGAGCCAAACTC CTAAAACACAATTTAAAGGAAGTGAAGATAGAGAGAAACGAAATAATAATATCTTTGGATGTAATCTCTTTATTCACAAATATTCCAGTGCATACAGCGGTACAAATTATAATGAAACAATGGGAGAAAATAAAGCTAAAAACTAAAATCTCGAGATCTACTTTCCTAAGGATTCTAAATTTCTGCCTACTAGAAAACAACTATTTCATGTATGACAACAAAATCTATAATCAAATTTTCGGAATGCCAATGGGAAATCCCTTATCACCTATAATAGCAGACATAGTATTGGACAACTTACTTGACAACGCACTAGCAGATCTACAAATTAAGGACATAAATATCAAATACATAACAAAATATGTAGATGATATTTTAGCAATAATACATAAGGACGACGCTGAAACTATATTAAATACATTCAACCAATACCATCCGAAAATTCAGTTCACCATTGAAAAAGAAAAGGATAATAAAATTGCATATTTGGACACAAAATTACACAACATAGACGGGAACATAAAATTCGACTGGTACGCTAAAGAAATATCAACCGGGAGAATTATGAATTATAACGCCACACAACCTAGATCCCAAATATTAAACACAGCTAAAAACTTAATATATAGAATATTGACCCTAAGTGACGAAAATTATCATAACAAAAATATAGGGGAAATCCATAAGATATTAACTAATAACAGTTTTCCAAGGTCAATAATTGAACATTTAATAAAGGaaaccaaaagaaaaataagCAAAGATACATATGATTTTACAATAAAGAACAACAATGACCAAAATGATAACAATGAACGGATTTTTCACGGTGTAAAATACATCCCTGGATTAATTGACAACGCGAACTTGAGAGaaacaatatcaacaaaaaacataTGTTTTGCTTTCAAGCCACACAATACATTAAGCGCCGTTTTCACAAAAGTAAAGACACcaatacaaaaagaacaacaacatgACGTGGTATACGAAATCAGCTGCAAAGGTAGTGATAAAGAGAAATGTGATCGCATATACATTGGAACTACGAAGAGAGCACTGGAGACAAGAATTGGAGAGCATAAAGCGGACATAGAAAAACGAAAAGAAAGAACAGCATTATCACAACACATAAAGAACACTGGACACACAGCTGATTTTGAAAACTACAGAATACTTGACAAAGAGAAAAGAGAGAAAAAACGAATGACAATTGAAAGCTTAAGAATACAACAAAATATAAGACGAACAATGAACTTAAAAGAAGATACTGACAACATAAGTGCTGCTTACAGTGTTGCAATCCTGAAACCCCGGCTGTga